In a single window of the Micromonospora sp. WMMD1155 genome:
- a CDS encoding MerR family DNA-binding transcriptional regulator, translating to MTMFRIGEAADLLGVSSDTIRRWVDAGRLTARRDEHGHRVIDGVDLAAFARAQAADPDAGAEFSSARNRLRGIVVDVRKDTVMAQVDIQAGPFRVVSLMSREAVDELDLRVGSVAVAVIKSTTVVVERAAPAASRGRPS from the coding sequence GTGACGATGTTCCGGATCGGTGAAGCGGCCGACCTGCTCGGTGTCAGCAGCGACACGATCCGCCGCTGGGTGGACGCCGGGCGGCTGACGGCCCGGCGCGACGAGCACGGCCACCGGGTGATCGACGGCGTCGACCTGGCCGCCTTCGCCCGCGCGCAGGCCGCCGACCCGGACGCGGGCGCCGAGTTCTCGTCGGCCCGCAACCGGCTGCGCGGCATCGTCGTGGACGTCCGCAAGGACACGGTGATGGCCCAGGTCGACATCCAGGCCGGCCCGTTCCGCGTCGTCTCGCTGATGAGCCGGGAGGCGGTCGACGAGCTCGATCTGCGGGTCGGTTCGGTGGCTGTCGCGGTGATCAAATCGACCACGGTCGTGGTGGAGCGGGCCGCACCGGCCGCGAGCAGGGGAAGGCCGAGCTGA
- a CDS encoding helix-turn-helix domain-containing protein, whose protein sequence is MTTTTAAQKRAQAKAEYDTFLAQCPSRKLLDRIADKWVTLVLAALRTDGSHQFGADCAGDPRPMRYSELSRLLAGVSQKMLTQTLRSLERDGLITRTVVPTVPVTVTYELTELGVSLHQVIRGLKGWAETHVDDVLANRAAYDNQRT, encoded by the coding sequence ATGACGACGACGACGGCGGCGCAGAAGAGAGCTCAGGCCAAGGCGGAATACGACACGTTCCTGGCCCAGTGCCCGAGTCGCAAGCTGCTCGACCGCATCGCGGACAAGTGGGTCACCCTGGTTCTGGCCGCGTTACGCACCGACGGCTCGCACCAGTTCGGTGCCGACTGCGCTGGCGATCCCCGGCCGATGCGGTACTCGGAGTTGTCGCGCCTGCTGGCCGGAGTCAGTCAGAAGATGCTGACCCAGACGCTGCGCTCCCTGGAACGCGACGGTCTGATCACCCGCACGGTGGTGCCGACCGTGCCCGTCACCGTCACCTACGAGCTGACTGAGCTCGGCGTCTCCCTGCACCAGGTGATCCGCGGTTTGAAGGGCTGGGCCGAGACGCACGTCGACGACGTGCTCGCCAACCGGGCGGCGTACGACAACCAGCGGACCTGA
- a CDS encoding aldo/keto reductase family oxidoreductase: MVSTSLPGGTWPLGDLMVTRFGYGAMQLAGPWVMGPPADHDGALAVLRAAVERGITHVDTSEAYGPHVTNQLIREALHPYPDSLHIVTKVGANRDQQGGWPPARDPESLRRSVHENLETLGLDVLDLVNLRLGDAAGPQPGSVAEAFETLAVLQQQGLIRHLGVSNALPEQVAEAQAIAPIVCVQNMYNLAHRQDDELIDALAEQGVAYVPFFPLGGFSPLQSSVLSTVAARLAAAPMSVALAWLLRRSPNILLIPGTSSVAHLHENIAGAALPLSGDDLAELDRIGR, encoded by the coding sequence ATGGTCTCCACCTCCCTTCCCGGCGGCACCTGGCCGCTGGGAGACCTGATGGTCACCCGCTTCGGTTACGGCGCCATGCAGCTGGCCGGCCCCTGGGTCATGGGACCGCCGGCCGACCACGACGGCGCACTCGCCGTCCTGCGCGCGGCTGTCGAGCGTGGCATCACCCACGTCGACACCTCCGAGGCGTACGGGCCACACGTCACCAACCAGCTGATCCGGGAAGCGCTGCACCCGTACCCCGATTCGCTGCACATCGTGACCAAGGTCGGCGCGAACCGCGACCAGCAGGGCGGCTGGCCTCCGGCCCGTGACCCGGAGAGCCTGCGCCGGTCCGTGCACGAGAACCTCGAGACCCTCGGTCTCGACGTGCTCGACCTCGTCAACCTCCGGCTCGGCGACGCCGCCGGACCTCAACCCGGTTCGGTCGCCGAGGCGTTCGAGACGCTCGCCGTCCTTCAGCAGCAGGGCCTGATCCGGCATCTCGGAGTGAGCAATGCCCTGCCGGAACAGGTTGCCGAGGCGCAGGCGATCGCACCGATCGTCTGCGTGCAGAACATGTACAACCTCGCGCACCGCCAGGACGACGAGCTGATCGACGCGCTCGCCGAGCAGGGCGTCGCCTACGTGCCGTTCTTTCCTCTCGGCGGCTTCAGCCCCCTGCAGTCCTCGGTGCTCTCGACAGTGGCTGCCCGGCTGGCGGCGGCGCCGATGTCGGTGGCCCTGGCCTGGTTGCTCCGCCGTTCGCCGAACATCCTGCTCATCCCGGGCACCTCGTCCGTGGCACACCTGCACGAGAACATCGCGGGCGCAGCCCTTCCGCTGTCCGGCGACGACCTCGCCGAGTTGGACAGGATCGGCCGATAG
- a CDS encoding SCO5389 family protein — MSLTVPPALLDAAERGPVDDEAFIACVRESLPYAWATVSRVVAELESGDAELADNVVPPPSDADRGQLLRALASDAIRACLERHFRVRLAFQNCHRVAAFRPSAVDGERYRRFVSTRGQLLNQSPELRNC; from the coding sequence ATGTCACTCACCGTCCCGCCCGCCCTGCTCGACGCCGCCGAGCGCGGCCCCGTCGACGACGAGGCGTTCATCGCCTGCGTCCGCGAGTCGCTCCCGTACGCCTGGGCCACCGTCAGCCGGGTGGTGGCCGAACTCGAGTCGGGCGACGCCGAGCTGGCCGACAACGTCGTGCCGCCGCCCAGCGACGCCGACCGGGGGCAACTGCTCCGGGCACTGGCCAGCGACGCCATCCGCGCCTGCCTGGAACGACACTTCCGCGTACGCCTGGCCTTCCAGAACTGCCACCGCGTCGCCGCGTTCCGCCCATCGGCCGTCGACGGCGAGCGCTACCGCCGCTTCGTGTCGACCCGTGGCCAACTGCTCAACCAGTCGCCGGAGTTGCGCAACTGCTGA
- the smpB gene encoding SsrA-binding protein SmpB has product MTPSKQPERRLIASNKKARHEYEVLRTYEAGIVLVGTEVKSLREGRASLVDAFAHERDGEIVLYGLHIAEYAYGTWTNHAPRRNRKLLLHRAEIDRILDKVREGGVTMVPLSMYFENGYAKVELALAKGKRSYDKRQTLAERDANREIARELGRHLKGHPRHP; this is encoded by the coding sequence GTGACTCCGTCCAAGCAGCCCGAACGTCGGCTGATCGCCTCGAACAAGAAGGCCCGGCACGAGTACGAGGTGCTGCGCACGTACGAGGCGGGCATCGTGCTGGTCGGGACCGAGGTGAAGTCGCTGCGCGAGGGACGGGCCTCGCTGGTGGACGCGTTCGCGCACGAACGGGACGGCGAGATCGTGCTGTACGGCCTGCACATCGCCGAGTACGCGTACGGCACGTGGACCAACCACGCACCCCGACGCAACCGCAAACTGCTGCTGCACCGGGCCGAGATCGACCGGATCCTCGACAAGGTCCGCGAGGGTGGGGTGACCATGGTGCCCCTGTCCATGTACTTCGAGAACGGCTACGCCAAGGTCGAGCTCGCCCTGGCGAAGGGCAAACGCTCCTACGACAAGCGGCAGACGCTGGCCGAGCGGGACGCCAACCGGGAGATCGCCCGCGAACTGGGCCGACACCTCAAGGGCCACCCCCGCCACCCCTGA
- a CDS encoding FAD-dependent oxidoreductase, whose product MANPVILTVDDDPVVSRAVARDVRRRYGDRFRVLRASSGPEALEALREVKLRGEQVALLLADHRMPEMTGVEFLEAAMDIFPAARRVLLTAYADTDAAIEAINVVDLDHYLLKPWHPPEEKLYPVVDGLLEAWAATPDAASAEIRVVGHRWSAPSFKVRDFLARNLVPYRWLLSDDPEGVRLLDAAGATEADVPLVVTPEGKALIAPSEAELAALAGLTVVPASDFYDLVVIGGGPAGLGSAVYGASEGLRTVLVERRATGGQAGQSSRIENYLGFPDGVSGAQLTDRARRQAVKFGAELLSAREVVGLSEAGGARLLRFGDGSEIAAHTVVLATGVSYRVLDAPGLADFTGRGVFYGAAATEAPSCVEQDVYIVGGANSAGQAAVHFSRYASRVHLLIRGADLTASMSRYLIDQLERIDRITVHPHTAVVGAAGEGHLERLTLCDTRTGEARSVDTSWLFIFIGAEPRTEWLDGVLVRDGRGFIVTGPDLLAGGRRPTGWSLSRDPYHLETSVPGVFAAGDVRAESVKRVASAVGEGAMAVSLVHRYLEGQ is encoded by the coding sequence ATGGCGAACCCGGTGATCCTGACCGTCGACGACGATCCCGTGGTGTCCCGGGCGGTGGCCCGGGACGTCCGGCGCCGCTACGGCGACCGCTTCCGGGTGTTGCGGGCCTCGTCGGGGCCGGAGGCGCTGGAGGCGTTGCGCGAGGTCAAGCTGCGCGGCGAGCAGGTGGCGCTGCTGCTGGCCGACCACCGGATGCCGGAGATGACCGGCGTGGAGTTCCTCGAGGCGGCGATGGACATCTTCCCGGCGGCGCGCCGGGTGCTCCTCACCGCGTACGCGGACACCGACGCCGCGATCGAGGCGATCAACGTGGTGGACCTGGACCACTACCTGCTCAAGCCGTGGCATCCGCCGGAGGAGAAGCTGTACCCGGTGGTGGACGGGCTGCTGGAGGCGTGGGCGGCCACCCCGGACGCGGCGAGTGCCGAGATCCGGGTGGTGGGGCACCGGTGGTCGGCGCCGTCGTTCAAGGTCCGCGACTTCCTGGCCCGCAACCTGGTGCCGTACCGCTGGTTGCTGTCCGACGACCCGGAGGGTGTCCGGTTGCTCGACGCGGCCGGGGCCACCGAGGCGGACGTACCCCTGGTGGTGACCCCGGAGGGCAAGGCGTTGATCGCCCCCAGTGAGGCCGAGCTGGCCGCGCTGGCCGGGTTGACCGTGGTGCCGGCGTCCGACTTCTACGACCTGGTGGTGATCGGCGGTGGCCCGGCCGGCCTCGGCTCGGCCGTGTACGGGGCGTCGGAGGGGCTGCGGACCGTGCTCGTCGAGCGGCGGGCGACCGGCGGGCAGGCGGGGCAGAGCAGCCGGATCGAGAACTACCTGGGCTTCCCGGACGGCGTCTCCGGCGCCCAGTTGACCGATCGGGCCCGGCGGCAGGCGGTGAAGTTCGGGGCGGAGCTGCTCAGCGCCCGGGAGGTGGTCGGTCTCAGCGAGGCCGGCGGTGCCCGGCTGCTGCGCTTCGGCGACGGCAGCGAGATCGCGGCGCACACCGTGGTGTTGGCCACCGGTGTGTCGTACCGGGTGCTCGACGCACCCGGGTTGGCCGACTTCACCGGTCGGGGGGTGTTCTACGGTGCCGCCGCCACCGAGGCGCCGAGCTGCGTCGAGCAGGACGTCTACATCGTCGGCGGGGCCAACTCCGCCGGGCAGGCGGCGGTGCACTTCTCCCGGTACGCGTCGAGGGTGCACCTGCTGATCCGAGGCGCGGACCTGACCGCCTCGATGTCGCGGTACCTGATCGACCAGTTGGAACGGATCGACCGGATCACCGTGCACCCGCACACCGCCGTGGTCGGCGCGGCCGGGGAGGGGCACCTGGAACGGCTGACCCTCTGCGACACCCGCACCGGGGAGGCCCGTTCGGTCGACACCTCGTGGCTGTTCATCTTCATCGGTGCCGAGCCGCGCACCGAGTGGCTGGACGGGGTGCTGGTCCGTGACGGGCGCGGCTTCATCGTGACCGGTCCGGATCTGCTTGCCGGTGGGCGGCGGCCGACGGGCTGGTCGTTGTCCCGCGACCCGTACCACCTGGAGACCAGCGTGCCGGGCGTGTTCGCCGCGGGTGACGTGCGGGCCGAGTCGGTCAAGCGGGTCGCCTCGGCCGTCGGCGAGGGCGCGATGGCTGTTTCGCTGGTGCACCGTTACCTGGAGGGCCAATGA
- a CDS encoding ATP-binding protein: MTTESDRLTPAQLRTLFLFEALDDAQLDWLAEHGRVEQRAGGTLVYGEGEPATCFFVLVRGAVALSRLVHGDDVEVSRTEQRGVYGGATQAYLGDQVDQVYRNSLRAVTDADFFVLPAEDFAYALRSWFPMPMHLLEGLFFGMRDSQAIVGERERLLALGSLSAGLTHELNNPAAAAVRATSVLRDRVAGMRHKLAMIADGRLDGSALHGLVALQEEAVARVATAPKLSPVATADAEDTLTDWLEDQGVEGAWDLAPILVGGGLDTAWLTQVKAAVGPADLEAAVRWLTYTVDTELLMREIGDAVTRISGLVGAAKQYSQLDRAPHRVVDVHDLLDATLVMFKGKIPAEVKLVREYDRGLSPVPAYAAELNQVWTNLIDNALGAMGEKGVLTVRTGLVGDLLAVEITDTGPGIPPEVRPRIFEPFFTTKPVGAGTGLGLDISYRIVVHKHHGDIRVETEPGRTTFRVLLPIAEGAPGDAPTT, from the coding sequence ATGACCACCGAGTCCGACCGGCTGACACCGGCGCAGCTGCGTACCCTGTTCCTGTTCGAGGCCCTCGACGACGCGCAGCTCGACTGGTTGGCCGAGCACGGCCGGGTCGAGCAGCGGGCCGGGGGCACCCTCGTGTACGGCGAGGGCGAGCCCGCCACCTGCTTCTTCGTCCTGGTGCGCGGGGCGGTGGCGTTGAGTCGTCTGGTGCACGGCGACGACGTGGAGGTCAGCCGGACCGAGCAGCGTGGGGTGTACGGCGGGGCCACCCAGGCGTACCTGGGTGACCAGGTCGACCAGGTCTACCGCAACAGCCTGCGGGCGGTGACCGACGCGGACTTCTTCGTGCTGCCGGCGGAGGACTTCGCGTACGCCCTGCGGTCCTGGTTCCCGATGCCCATGCACCTGTTGGAGGGGCTGTTCTTCGGGATGCGGGACTCGCAGGCGATCGTCGGTGAGCGGGAGCGGCTGCTGGCCCTGGGATCGCTGTCGGCGGGGTTGACGCACGAGCTGAACAACCCGGCCGCGGCGGCGGTGCGGGCGACGTCGGTGTTGCGGGACCGGGTCGCCGGGATGCGGCACAAGCTCGCGATGATCGCCGACGGTCGGCTCGACGGGAGCGCCCTGCACGGTCTCGTCGCGTTGCAGGAGGAGGCCGTCGCCCGGGTGGCGACCGCGCCGAAGCTGTCGCCGGTGGCCACCGCGGACGCCGAGGACACCCTCACCGACTGGCTGGAGGACCAGGGGGTCGAGGGTGCCTGGGACCTGGCGCCGATCCTGGTCGGTGGCGGCCTCGACACAGCCTGGCTGACGCAGGTGAAGGCGGCGGTCGGCCCGGCCGACCTGGAGGCGGCGGTGCGCTGGCTCACCTACACCGTCGACACCGAACTGTTGATGCGGGAGATCGGCGACGCGGTGACCCGGATCTCGGGCCTGGTGGGCGCCGCCAAGCAGTATTCGCAGCTGGACCGGGCACCGCACCGGGTGGTGGACGTGCACGACCTGCTCGACGCCACGCTGGTGATGTTCAAGGGGAAGATCCCCGCCGAGGTCAAGCTGGTCCGCGAGTACGACCGTGGTCTTTCGCCGGTCCCGGCGTACGCGGCCGAGCTGAACCAGGTGTGGACCAACCTGATCGACAACGCGTTGGGCGCGATGGGTGAGAAGGGTGTGTTGACCGTCCGCACCGGACTCGTCGGCGACCTGCTGGCGGTGGAGATCACCGACACCGGCCCGGGTATCCCGCCGGAGGTGCGGCCACGGATCTTCGAGCCGTTCTTCACCACCAAGCCGGTGGGGGCGGGCACCGGGTTGGGGCTGGACATCTCGTACCGGATCGTGGTGCACAAGCACCACGGCGACATCCGGGTGGAGACCGAGCCGGGGCGCACCACCTTCCGGGTGCTGCTGCCGATCGCGGAGGGTGCGCCCGGCGACGCGCCGACTACCTAG
- a CDS encoding NUDIX domain-containing protein yields the protein MTGTPYSHCSSCGAAYPPAAGWPRVCAACGETVWRNPLPVAVAVLPVRTAEGLGVVVVRRDIEPARGLLALPGGFIEYGEEWSDALVRELREETGLVAAAEDARLFAVHGAPAGGTMMVFGVLPEQRAEDLPPSAPTEEATEWLVLTDPVELAFSTHTRVLADFLAAERRF from the coding sequence ATGACCGGCACGCCGTACTCGCACTGCTCCTCCTGTGGCGCCGCCTACCCGCCGGCCGCCGGTTGGCCCCGGGTCTGCGCGGCCTGCGGCGAGACCGTGTGGCGCAACCCCCTGCCGGTGGCGGTCGCGGTGCTGCCGGTCCGCACGGCCGAGGGCCTGGGCGTGGTGGTGGTCCGCCGGGACATCGAGCCGGCCCGCGGCCTGCTCGCGCTGCCCGGCGGCTTCATCGAGTACGGCGAGGAGTGGTCCGACGCGCTCGTCCGTGAGCTGCGGGAGGAGACCGGCCTGGTCGCGGCGGCCGAGGACGCCCGGCTGTTCGCGGTGCACGGCGCCCCGGCGGGCGGCACCATGATGGTCTTCGGGGTGCTGCCCGAGCAGCGGGCCGAGGACCTGCCACCGTCGGCGCCCACCGAGGAGGCGACCGAGTGGCTGGTGCTCACCGACCCGGTCGAGCTGGCGTTCTCCACCCACACCCGGGTGCTCGCCGACTTCCTCGCGGCGGAACGCCGCTTCTGA
- a CDS encoding SRPBCC domain-containing protein, translating to MFDATEQINAVQRKVGSRTLEAGEARVTTISQTYQATADDLWDACTNAERIPRWFLPISGDLRLHGTYQLQGNAHGTIETCEPPHRFTATWEYGDEVSWIEVRVTAVGDERARLDLDHIAHVDQDRWAQFGPGAVGVGWDLGLLGLAAHLAGDGSGITPDQAAEWTASPEGRQAMELSSHLWGEASIAAGTDADEAKAAAERTTAFYTGTPEV from the coding sequence ATGTTCGACGCCACCGAGCAGATCAACGCCGTCCAGCGGAAGGTCGGCAGCCGCACCCTGGAAGCCGGCGAGGCTCGGGTGACCACGATCAGCCAGACCTACCAGGCGACGGCCGACGACCTGTGGGACGCCTGCACCAACGCCGAGCGCATCCCCCGCTGGTTCCTGCCGATCTCCGGCGACCTGCGGCTGCACGGCACGTACCAGTTGCAGGGCAACGCCCACGGCACCATCGAGACCTGCGAGCCGCCGCACCGGTTCACCGCCACCTGGGAGTACGGCGACGAGGTGAGCTGGATCGAGGTGCGCGTCACGGCGGTCGGCGACGAGCGGGCCCGCCTCGACCTGGACCACATCGCGCACGTCGACCAGGACCGGTGGGCGCAGTTCGGGCCGGGTGCCGTCGGCGTCGGCTGGGACCTGGGCCTGCTCGGGCTCGCCGCGCACCTGGCCGGCGACGGCAGCGGCATCACCCCGGACCAGGCCGCCGAGTGGACCGCCTCCCCCGAGGGTCGGCAGGCGATGGAGCTGAGCAGCCACCTGTGGGGTGAGGCGAGCATCGCCGCCGGCACCGACGCCGACGAGGCGAAGGCCGCCGCCGAGCGCACCACCGCCTTCTACACCGGCACCCCGGAGGTCTGA
- a CDS encoding metalloregulator ArsR/SmtB family transcription factor translates to MHAFDVLGDPVRRRILELLADGEQTAGAVSAVIGDEFGISQPAVSQHLKVLRDNGFATVRPEGTRRLYAVDPRPLREVDGWLEHFRRFWAPPLAALATELARGRRERRLREPADPPDERNT, encoded by the coding sequence GTGCACGCCTTCGACGTGCTGGGCGATCCGGTCCGGCGCCGCATCCTGGAGCTGCTCGCCGACGGCGAGCAGACCGCCGGTGCGGTCAGTGCGGTGATCGGCGACGAGTTCGGCATCTCCCAACCAGCCGTGTCCCAGCACCTCAAGGTGTTGCGGGACAACGGCTTCGCCACCGTGCGGCCGGAAGGCACCCGGCGGTTGTACGCGGTCGACCCACGCCCACTACGCGAGGTCGACGGCTGGCTGGAGCACTTCCGCCGGTTCTGGGCCCCACCTCTGGCGGCACTCGCCACCGAGCTGGCCCGAGGTCGACGCGAGCGTCGGCTGCGCGAGCCCGCCGATCCACCCGACGAGAGGAACACCTGA
- a CDS encoding xanthine dehydrogenase family protein molybdopterin-binding subunit encodes MSGGAVGRAYPRLEGAAKVTGTARYAVEYPVDGVTYGWAVPSAVVRGRITRVDTAQALASPGVLAVLHHGNAPRLAPGPERELWLLQEPVVHYRGQYVAVVVATSLEAAREGARLVRIDYDAGPHSTVLTDDHPGLYQPDHVNPSYPTDTAEGDFDAGYAAAPVRVDATYRTPAYHNNPMEPHATTAQWHDGHLLVHDSTQGATPVRATLAELFELPPESIRVVAEHVGGGFGSKGYAKAAVVLAALAARHVDRPVKLALTRQQLFGPIGYRTPTIQRVRLAADTDGRLTAICHDAISQTSTIREFAEQTAVYTRSMYAAPHRRTTHRLVRLDVPTPFWMRAPGECPGAYALESAMDELAVAVGIDPVELRIRNDTAVDPDQGRPFTSRNLVACLREGAQRFGWTERDPTPRARRDGRWLLGTGVAGSSYPARARPSTATATARPDGGFLVRINATDIGTGARTAIWQVAADALGVPPERVEIQIGDSELPTAPLAGGSMGTASWSWAVIRACQALREKRRDDPGEVTAEADTTDEVGGQPALPRYAYGAQFAEVRVDADTGEVRVNRMLGVFAAGRVVNPTTARSQLIGGMTMGLSMALHEEGLLDERYGDWVNHDLATYHITGCADVESIEAYWLDERDDELNPAGVKGIGEIGIVGTAAAIANAVHHATGVRIRELPIRLDKLIGSSKLA; translated from the coding sequence GTGAGCGGCGGGGCGGTCGGGCGGGCGTACCCCCGGTTGGAGGGCGCGGCGAAGGTCACCGGCACGGCCCGGTACGCGGTGGAGTACCCGGTCGACGGGGTCACCTACGGCTGGGCGGTGCCGTCGGCGGTGGTCCGGGGCCGGATCACGCGGGTGGACACGGCCCAGGCGCTGGCGTCGCCGGGCGTCCTGGCCGTGCTGCACCACGGCAACGCGCCCCGGCTCGCGCCGGGCCCGGAGCGGGAGCTGTGGCTGTTGCAGGAGCCGGTGGTGCACTACCGGGGGCAGTACGTCGCCGTGGTGGTGGCGACCAGCCTGGAGGCGGCCCGCGAGGGCGCCCGGTTGGTCCGGATCGACTACGACGCGGGCCCGCACAGCACCGTTCTCACCGACGACCACCCCGGCCTGTACCAGCCCGACCACGTCAACCCCAGCTATCCGACGGACACCGCCGAGGGCGATTTCGACGCCGGGTACGCGGCCGCCCCGGTGCGGGTGGACGCCACGTACCGGACACCGGCGTACCACAACAACCCGATGGAGCCGCACGCCACCACGGCGCAGTGGCACGACGGGCACCTGCTGGTGCACGACTCCACCCAGGGCGCCACGCCGGTGCGCGCCACCCTCGCCGAGCTGTTCGAGCTGCCCCCGGAGTCGATCCGGGTCGTCGCCGAACACGTCGGTGGCGGCTTCGGCAGCAAGGGGTACGCCAAGGCCGCGGTGGTGCTGGCCGCCCTCGCCGCCCGGCACGTGGACCGCCCGGTCAAGCTGGCGTTGACCCGGCAGCAACTGTTCGGGCCGATCGGCTACCGCACCCCCACCATCCAGCGGGTCCGCCTCGCCGCCGACACCGACGGACGGCTCACCGCGATCTGCCACGACGCGATCAGCCAGACCTCGACCATTCGGGAGTTCGCCGAACAGACCGCCGTCTACACCCGCAGCATGTACGCCGCGCCGCACCGCCGCACCACGCATCGGCTGGTCCGCCTCGACGTGCCCACGCCGTTCTGGATGCGCGCCCCCGGCGAGTGCCCGGGAGCGTACGCGCTGGAGTCCGCGATGGACGAGTTGGCCGTCGCCGTCGGCATCGACCCGGTGGAGCTGCGCATCCGCAACGACACCGCAGTCGACCCGGACCAGGGGCGGCCGTTCACCAGCCGCAACCTGGTGGCGTGCCTGCGCGAGGGCGCCCAGCGGTTCGGCTGGACCGAGCGGGACCCGACGCCGCGCGCCCGCCGCGACGGGCGCTGGCTGCTCGGCACCGGGGTCGCCGGGTCGAGCTACCCGGCCCGGGCCCGGCCGTCGACGGCCACCGCCACCGCCCGGCCCGACGGAGGCTTCCTGGTCCGGATCAACGCCACCGACATCGGCACCGGCGCCCGGACGGCGATCTGGCAGGTGGCCGCCGACGCGCTCGGGGTGCCGCCCGAGCGGGTGGAGATCCAGATCGGGGACAGTGAGCTGCCGACCGCCCCGTTGGCCGGCGGCTCGATGGGCACCGCGAGCTGGAGCTGGGCGGTCATCCGCGCCTGCCAGGCGTTGCGGGAGAAGCGGCGCGACGACCCCGGCGAGGTGACCGCCGAGGCGGACACCACCGACGAGGTGGGCGGGCAGCCCGCACTCCCCCGGTACGCGTACGGGGCGCAGTTCGCCGAGGTGCGGGTGGACGCCGACACCGGCGAGGTACGCGTGAACCGGATGCTCGGGGTGTTCGCCGCCGGCCGGGTGGTGAACCCGACGACGGCGCGCAGCCAGCTCATCGGCGGCATGACGATGGGCCTGTCGATGGCGCTGCACGAGGAGGGGCTGCTCGACGAGCGGTACGGCGACTGGGTCAACCACGACCTGGCCACGTACCACATCACCGGCTGCGCGGACGTGGAGTCCATCGAGGCGTACTGGCTCGACGAGCGCGACGACGAGCTGAACCCGGCCGGGGTGAAGGGCATCGGTGAGATCGGCATCGTCGGCACCGCGGCGGCGATCGCCAACGCGGTGCACCACGCGACCGGCGTACGGATCCGGGAGCTGCCGATTCGACTCGACAAGCTCATCGGATCATCAAAGTTGGCTTAA
- a CDS encoding xanthine dehydrogenase family protein subunit M, which yields MRAFRYHRPADVADAVAVLTAEPQAAYLGGGTNLVDLMKLGVQRPDVLVDVTRLPLDTVEESPDGGLRVGATVRNSDLAAHPVVRRDYPVLARALLAAASGQLRNMATTGGNLLQRTRCVYFQDTGKACNKREPGSGCAALHGQNRDLAVLDWSEQCVATHPSDLAVALAALDTVVEVHEADGPRDIPITALYRSPGTHPERETTLARGALITAVRLPPLPAARRSTYLKVRDRASFAFAAGSVAAVLDLDGDTVRDVRLAYGAVAHRPWRAYRAEEELRGRPFTPELAARAADAELAEARPLRHNGFKLPLTRAITVRALTELAAS from the coding sequence GTGAGGGCGTTCCGCTACCACCGGCCCGCCGACGTGGCCGACGCGGTCGCCGTGCTGACCGCCGAGCCGCAGGCCGCCTACCTGGGCGGCGGGACCAACCTGGTGGACCTGATGAAACTCGGGGTGCAGCGCCCGGACGTGCTGGTGGACGTGACCCGACTTCCGCTGGACACGGTCGAGGAGTCGCCCGACGGCGGGCTGCGGGTCGGCGCGACGGTGCGCAACAGCGACCTCGCGGCCCACCCGGTGGTCCGCCGGGACTACCCGGTGCTGGCCCGCGCCCTGCTCGCCGCCGCCTCCGGGCAGCTGCGCAACATGGCCACCACCGGCGGGAACCTGTTGCAGCGCACCCGCTGCGTCTACTTCCAGGACACCGGCAAGGCGTGCAACAAGCGGGAACCGGGCAGCGGCTGCGCCGCCCTGCACGGCCAGAACCGCGACCTGGCGGTGCTGGACTGGTCCGAGCAGTGCGTGGCCACCCACCCGTCCGACCTGGCGGTGGCGCTGGCCGCCCTCGACACGGTGGTCGAGGTGCACGAGGCCGACGGCCCCCGCGACATCCCGATCACCGCCCTCTACCGCTCCCCCGGCACCCATCCGGAGCGGGAGACCACGCTCGCCCGGGGCGCGCTGATCACCGCCGTCCGGCTGCCGCCGCTGCCGGCCGCGCGCCGCTCGACTTACCTCAAGGTGCGCGACCGGGCGTCGTTCGCCTTCGCCGCCGGTTCGGTGGCCGCCGTGCTGGACCTCGACGGCGACACGGTCCGCGACGTGCGGTTGGCGTACGGGGCGGTGGCGCACCGGCCGTGGCGGGCGTACCGGGCCGAGGAGGAGCTGCGGGGGCGCCCGTTCACCCCGGAGCTGGCGGCCCGGGCCGCCGACGCGGAGCTGGCCGAGGCGCGTCCGCTGCGGCACAACGGTTTCAAGCTGCCGCTGACCCGGGCCATCACCGTGCGGGCGCTCACCGAACTGGCCGCGTCGTGA